TATCTTATCTTTCCCTGAGTTGTACACTTTTGCACCTGCAGGTGTGGTACAACTAGTGTACCCTCGTCTGTTCACTGCTACCACATTGTGGATAGTCGCATCGTAGTTGAACACTGCAACATCACagtataaagttttttttttttgaattacttCAGACACAGACTAGGaaatattttcatcattttgtttAGTTATTTGGAGTTACCTAGCACGTCGCCGGCCCTGAACCGCTTCCCTTTTGGCCAAGTAGCCGTGTTAAAAGTCCAACCATTAGAGCCACCGACAGTGTAAGTAGCTGCATCAATGGTTTCCAGGCAAACCATTAAGCACAATAGCAATGCAATTACGGACATGGTCGCTTGACTTGCACTGCCCCTTCCCTGCGCCATCTCTGAGAAAAGCTAAAGGTTTTAGAAGTGGAAAAGGCTGTTGGAGTGAGCGAGGTGGGGGGAAGCACAAGTTTTTATGCCTATATAAGCAGTTTCAAAACTGGGACTAGACAATCACAAAAGTGGGGGGGCTTTTGAGATTGTCATTGATTAAAGTTGAAGCCAACAACCGCATTAACGACTATTAACTTTCGGTGTTGATAATaaagatttgaaaataattagaGGTGAATGATGACATTAATTGGGATGGGAGTATTCAAAAGAGAAGATTGTTTAGTGGTATGTGAAGGGGGTGTGGTGGACTATGGCACTCACATGGAAGAGTTGTAGCAGCAGTCACAAGCCGTGAACTGAGGTTGAAGTTATTGGGCGGAAGCTGATAGTTTCAGGGGAATAATGGGATGTCAATTCAAAAGGCAAAAAGGACAAGATTTTCAGGGACTATAAAGATGGCTAGCTTGACTAGTTGCTTAAATTGTGTTTTAAGAACATCAAGCAATGAAGGAGCTGATGTCTAAGCTTCCATCATGTAACAATCTCTTTAACCTTTTCTGTGGCGTCTGGTCCCGAGAAGGTtaaaaccgaatcttggtcggACATCTAACTTATGCCCCAATCCATTTATCATAccattaaattaagttaggtacttaaatttcattttaatgtttaaattgatCCATATCGTTTTTGGTTTAAACTACTAAGTATGTTTGACTTTCATTATACAAATACCTcactcttttaaaatttaaaaaaatttaatcgacGTTTTTAGCTGATCATAAATGAACAAGTGGTTtgaatgattattattattattttgcataTGTGGATTTTATATTAGAATATTATTCTAATatcctaaaatatttaaaattttaatttaatttaatattattttaatatattgagAATCCAAAGTTTTCTCTCTTGATTGTCTTTTTCGGTTCATGACTTGAATTATCTTCATAGGAATAAAAAGATTAAGATAAAAATTTAGAACTCAAACCTATTTTGTTGGAATCCTCTTTTTAGTATGACGGTAACCCATAgctatattttttttgaaacccATAAATCTCTTCATGTAGCTCCTTTCTCCGGTTTGTGTGTTTTGAAGGCTAAAaccaaaaattcattttgattGGAACTCATATCTTCCTCACTcatccaaatttaaaattctataaatcAATTGGTTAAAATCTTCAGATGAATTAAAGGGGTTGAATCCTAAATTCCCAACTGGACCACGGAAAAGCATCTAAGGCTTATTTGTTGAAAAATGGTTTCCCAATCCTGATCAAATTGATGAAGCATAAACACGGGTACATCTCGAGCATACTCCAGTAAGCAACAAGTTCTTGAATTTTCATTCAAGATGAAGAAGCAATGCTCCATACACGGATCAAACAATAGTCAAAATGTTaggtacttttttttttaccacaTCTATCATAGTTTTTgtacaataaaataatgtttttattaaaatttgggtaaattatattagtagtcactcaattatgaaaagttacaatttttttttgttatctaactatgaaaagttataaaacgGTCACccaaatattcaattttgttttttattttttgtttttttatcacCAACTAGTAGATGTGATCATGGGTTGAGCTTCA
This sequence is a window from Gossypium raimondii isolate GPD5lz chromosome 5, ASM2569854v1, whole genome shotgun sequence. Protein-coding genes within it:
- the LOC105767467 gene encoding basic blue protein, coding for MAQGRGSASQATMSVIALLLCLMVCLETIDAATYTVGGSNGWTFNTATWPKGKRFRAGDVLVFNYDATIHNVVAVNRRGYTSCTTPAGAKVYNSGKDKIKLAKGLNFFMCSTAGHCESGMKIAINAV